AATTTTTGAGAATCTATATGGAGTTGATGTTGATGAGGATTTGGTTGTTTCTGCTGCTATTCTGCACGATATTTTCAAGTACTATCAGTATGCAGTAGACGATGCTAGTGGTGGTTATAAGCCAAGGGATGACTGGTACCTAAGTCACGACTATGCAATTGTTGCTGAGTTGTCAAGAAGAAACGCGCCAGATGCTCTTATAAGAGTTGTTTCAGAAGCTCATGGAATTGCCCCATTCTCAACAATAGAGGGTTTGATAGTGCACTTAGCAGATTCTATAGATGCTAGATTTGGTGAGTACCTACAAAACATTTTGCTTTCAAAGCTTAAGGAAATTGAGAAAGAGGGTTGCAACATTTACAAAATTTTGAATGAGCTTATTAAGAGAGATGGCCTTAGAAATGTTGTTCAAGAAGCTCAAAAAAGTGGTTTAACCCAAAAA
The window above is part of the Ignisphaera cupida genome. Proteins encoded here:
- a CDS encoding HD domain-containing protein, whose translation is MDNLREMLLSIVNNMAKETYRSIVLDILNNPTLTFTSTKPLIQLGESPAAPRKHHFFSGGLLLHTLSVALIARSIAKIFENLYGVDVDEDLVVSAAILHDIFKYYQYAVDDASGGYKPRDDWYLSHDYAIVAELSRRNAPDALIRVVSEAHGIAPFSTIEGLIVHLADSIDARFGEYLQNILLSKLKEIEKEGCNIYKILNELIKRDGLRNVVQEAQKSGLTQKAIAVCKEGADK